The Amycolatopsis methanolica 239 nucleotide sequence GCGACGGGATGACCACCCAGCTCGGGTTTTGTTCACAGATCAAGGACGTCGTCAGTCGCCGCGGCGGACTGGGCCCAGTAGTGCCTGTTCTTTCGGTGTGGTGACCAGGCGGAGGGGGCGCCAGAGGTTCTGACCCAGTGCCACCACCTGGTCGTCCTTCAGCGTGGTCAGCTGCCGCACCATCTGCGGTGGCAGGCGCCAGATCCGGGCCGCCAGCTCGGCCTGTCCGGCGGGCAGCCGCTGCATCAGCACGACGTCCGCGGCGTTCGCGATCGTCGTCGCCTGGGGGTGCAGGTACGGCAGCACGTAGACCGTCGTGTGCCAGGGCGATCGGGGCGGGAACAGGTCCTGCGGTGTCGGCCCGCCGTCGGTGACCACCAGCAGCGGCGCGTCTTCCGACGGGCGCGGCAGCTCGACCGGCGACAGCCGCCGGATGGTCACCAGCGGCGACGGTCGCCCGTTCGGCTGGTTGCCTGCCGCCTTCGGCAGCACCTGCCAGGCGGCCGGCCGTCCGGTCGCGATCGTCACCCACGCGCCGACCGCCATCGCCCGCAGCGCCACCTGCCGCGCCAGGTACAGGCCACCCACCAGCACGATCCGGGTGGGGGTGGCCCGCAGGGCGGAGATCGTCAGCGGCTCGCCCTTGAGGCCCGAGCCGACGACGATGCCGCCGCGGTCACCGGACGGGCTGATCGCGTCCAGCAGCACCGGGTCGACCACGAACTCGGGCGCGACGCCCGTGTTCCGGCCCGGGTCACGAAGCCGCAGGCTCATGCGGTGCCTCCCATCGGCATGGTCGCGGCGAGCCCGTCGATCTGCAGGCCGCGCAGCGGGGTCAGCGACACACCGACGCGTTCAGCGAGCGTGTTGAGCCGCTCGTCGGCGGCGTCCAGCTCACGCGGGTTGCGCGCGCTCAGCCGCACCACGCCGCGCAGGCCGACCTTGCCCTCGTCGTCCGCGGGCGAGATGGACATCGCCACGGTCGACGACAGCGTGCGCACGCTGGTCAGCGCGTTCAGCGTGGTCGTGATCTTGCCCTTGGGCCAGCTGGTCACGGCGTAGCTGGCGTGACCGACGCCCGCCGCGGTCGCGCTGGTCCAGTTCTCCTTCAGGCTCACCTTCGCGCCGCCACCGACGGCCGCGGTCAGCTCGGCGGCCGAGATCCCGGCCCGCAGCAGCTCGTCCGGGCTCAGGGGCCGGGTCGGCACGCCCTGCGACTCCAGTGCGTTGCGGACACGGGACAGCGCGCCGATGAGGGCGCGGTGCGCGCCGACGACACCGCCGCCGCGCTCGCGGACCGCGTCCGGGCAACGACGCGGGTCGAGCCGGATCGCCACCCACGTCGTGCGTCGCGCGGCGGCCGGCAGCGGTCCGAGGACCTCCAGGTAGGACGTCAGCGCGGGCGAGTCCGCGGGCAGCGCCGCGCTGCCCGGGTAGCAGTGCCAGATCATCTGGATGGAGTCCAGGACGACGCCGCGGTCCTCCAGGCACGGCGCCAGCGCCGACAGCGGCAGGCTCGGCGCGCCCCCGGCCTGCGTGATCAGCGCGGGGGTGGGCTCGACGAGCAGGACCGCGGTCCACGTGCCGTCGTGCCAGGCGAGCCCGACCTCCTGCAGCTCGTGGTCCTTGCCGTGCGCGACCACCAGGTCCGGCACGACGAGCCGCAGCAGGCTGACGCGCACGTCCTCCGGGCCGGTAACGGACACGTCGCCCGTCGCGATGGCCTGGGCGTCGGGTTTCGGCGGCGTCGACACCCGGTCGTGGCTGCGGAACGAGTAGCGCATCGTAAGTCCAGCCCATTGGGTGAACCACTGACCGCGCCAGCGCAGGAGCGCGATGATCAGCGCGGCGGCGAGGACGCCGATGCCGACGTAGAGCAGCGACTCGTTGATCGCGATGAGGATCAGCCCGATCGCGAGGCCGATCTCGAGCACCACCAGGTTGGTCACCGGGATCGGGCCGAGGCGGGTGTTCAGGACGCGGCGGCGAGCTGGGGGAGCGACCGGCGCGGGACGTTCGGGGGGCGGCTGCGCCGGCGGCGGACCACCCGGGCCACCAGGCCCGCCCGGACCACCGGGTCCACCAGGGCCGCGACCACCTGGGCCGCCAGGCCCACCGGGGCCTCCGGGACCCTGCGGGCCGCGCGGTCCGGCGGGTCCTCCCGGCCCGCCCGGAACGCCGCCACGCGGTGGCGGGCCCGGCGGGCGGCCCCTCGGCGGCGGTGAACCCGGGGGCCCACCCGGACGTGGCGGAGTGGTGACGGACATCCGCTCGTTCTTCCCCTCGTACCTACAGCGATCCCGGCAAGCCGGTCGGCCGGGAACCCGACCCTAGCCGGAGTTGGGAGAAACCCACACCGGCGGAGATCCCGTACCGCTATCCTGCGGAACCGTACCGCGACTCGGGGAGCAGTAGGTCGAGAATGCCGTCAACACCGACAACGAAATCGCAAGTTCACGCTTACCAGTTCGTGCTGCGCCGCATGCAGTCCGCGCTGGTGCGGCGTGACTCGGTCATGCTCCACGATCCGATGCGGACCCACGGCAGAGCGACGATCGTCGGGTTCATCCTGGCGTTACTCGGTGTCGTCGGCTTCGTGATCTTCGGGTTGATCAGCCCGAAACCGGCCGTGCCGGACTCGGGAAACATCGTGATCGGCAAGGAGTCCGGCGCGATCTACGTCGTCACCGGCAACCCGAAGCAACTGGTCCCGACCTTCAACCTGGCCTCGGCGCGGCTGTTGCTGATGTCGCAGCAGGGGCAGGGCGGCACCGCGGCGGCAAGCGCGGTGGAGCCGTCGGTGGTCCCGGACGACCAGCTCAAGGACATCCCGCGCGGGCGACTGACGGGCATTGTGGACGGTCCGCAGCTGCTGCCGACCACGTCACAGCGGGTGTCCGACGACTGGGCGGTGTGCGACCAGCTGACCATCCGGTCGGACCTGCCGAACCAGCTGGCGCTGCAGCAGGCGACGAACGCTACGACGGTGCTCGCCGGCGTGCCCGACCCGGGACGTGAGCTGGGCGACAACGAAGCTGTGCTGGCCGTCGGCGACAACGACAAGCCGTACCTGATCTACCGCCTGGAGCGTAACCCGAACCAGCCGAACGCGAACACCGTGCGGGCCGAGCTGGACCCGGCACGCGCCGGTGTCTACACGGCACTGGGCCTGAACCCGCAGAACGCGCGCCGCATCTCCATCGGCCTGCTGAACGCCATCCCGCAGGTGACGCCGTTCACGCCGCCGACCATCCCCGGCAAGGGCAGCGCGACGCAGTTCCAGGCGCTGGACCTGG carries:
- the eccB gene encoding type VII secretion protein EccB, with translation MPSTPTTKSQVHAYQFVLRRMQSALVRRDSVMLHDPMRTHGRATIVGFILALLGVVGFVIFGLISPKPAVPDSGNIVIGKESGAIYVVTGNPKQLVPTFNLASARLLLMSQQGQGGTAAASAVEPSVVPDDQLKDIPRGRLTGIVDGPQLLPTTSQRVSDDWAVCDQLTIRSDLPNQLALQQATNATTVLAGVPDPGRELGDNEAVLAVGDNDKPYLIYRLERNPNQPNANTVRAELDPARAGVYTALGLNPQNARRISIGLLNAIPQVTPFTPPTIPGKGSATQFQALDLAGLNVGDVFAVSFSDGTRSSYVVLQNGIQRVSPAVADLIRFSGSSTAAPRPQELSPNTITSIRQIQSGDSDALKVDTMPNTIPTVLDPTQTPVTCLGWNVVNPGDPTTEDQHTAVYVGTQLPVPADAKLIQIGQPSPDGLKIDNFYMPPGRGAVIRSATSKQSFATGPISLVTDRGLRYGVPDANTANALGLTDPRPAPDAIVRLLPTGASLNVQDAQRSYDSVPVSPNAGSFPSQQQQVSGNTGTSGN
- the eccE gene encoding type VII secretion protein EccE yields the protein MTNLVVLEIGLAIGLILIAINESLLYVGIGVLAAALIIALLRWRGQWFTQWAGLTMRYSFRSHDRVSTPPKPDAQAIATGDVSVTGPEDVRVSLLRLVVPDLVVAHGKDHELQEVGLAWHDGTWTAVLLVEPTPALITQAGGAPSLPLSALAPCLEDRGVVLDSIQMIWHCYPGSAALPADSPALTSYLEVLGPLPAAARRTTWVAIRLDPRRCPDAVRERGGGVVGAHRALIGALSRVRNALESQGVPTRPLSPDELLRAGISAAELTAAVGGGAKVSLKENWTSATAAGVGHASYAVTSWPKGKITTTLNALTSVRTLSSTVAMSISPADDEGKVGLRGVVRLSARNPRELDAADERLNTLAERVGVSLTPLRGLQIDGLAATMPMGGTA